In Mycobacterium sp. Aquia_216, a genomic segment contains:
- a CDS encoding saccharopine dehydrogenase family protein, translating to MRILLVGAGGVGAAFCSVALRRNFFDHVVVCDYQQVKAHRVAALTADSRFTADHLDAGSAAAVAAAVRRHRITHVVNAIDPRFVMPIFTGALAAGADYLDMAMSLSRRHPEQPYRLTGVKLGDQQFATDEQWRAAGRLALVGMGVEPGLSDVFARYAADHLFTDIDELGTRDGANLTVDGHGFAPSFSIWTTIEECLNPPVIWERDRGWFVTEPFSEIEDFDFPEGIGPVECVNVEHEEVLLMPRWIEAKRVTFKYGLGTEFIDVLKTLNNLGLDRTDKITIGEAQISPRDVVAACLPEPATLGPKMRGKTCAGVWITGTGKDGNPRSTYLYHVVDNQWSMAEYGHQCVVWQTAINPVVALELLATETWQGSGVLGPEAFDSVPFLELLKAYGSPWGIQELPVRN from the coding sequence ATGCGAATTCTATTGGTAGGAGCCGGCGGTGTGGGAGCAGCATTCTGTTCGGTTGCCTTGCGCCGCAACTTTTTCGACCATGTGGTGGTCTGCGACTACCAGCAGGTAAAAGCCCACCGAGTCGCTGCACTGACGGCAGATTCCAGGTTTACCGCGGATCACCTAGATGCTGGATCTGCCGCCGCCGTAGCCGCCGCAGTGCGACGTCACCGGATCACTCACGTGGTGAACGCGATTGACCCGCGGTTCGTGATGCCCATCTTCACCGGAGCCCTGGCTGCCGGGGCGGACTATCTGGACATGGCCATGAGCTTGTCGCGCCGACATCCCGAACAACCCTACCGGCTAACTGGAGTGAAACTCGGCGACCAGCAATTCGCTACCGATGAGCAATGGCGTGCGGCGGGTCGCCTAGCCCTGGTGGGCATGGGAGTAGAACCGGGCCTTTCGGACGTGTTCGCCCGATACGCCGCCGATCACCTCTTCACCGACATCGACGAGCTTGGCACCCGCGACGGTGCAAACCTCACCGTGGACGGACACGGCTTCGCTCCATCGTTTTCGATTTGGACCACCATCGAGGAATGCCTCAACCCACCCGTCATCTGGGAGCGCGATCGCGGCTGGTTCGTTACCGAACCATTCAGTGAGATAGAGGATTTCGATTTCCCCGAAGGTATCGGCCCGGTGGAATGCGTCAATGTGGAGCACGAGGAAGTTCTGCTGATGCCTCGCTGGATCGAGGCCAAGCGCGTTACCTTCAAGTACGGTCTTGGCACCGAATTCATTGACGTGCTTAAGACATTGAACAACCTCGGCTTGGACCGTACCGATAAGATCACGATCGGCGAAGCCCAAATTAGCCCTCGCGACGTGGTTGCGGCCTGCCTACCCGAACCGGCCACCCTGGGACCGAAGATGCGCGGTAAGACATGCGCAGGAGTGTGGATAACCGGAACTGGCAAAGACGGCAACCCACGGTCAACCTACCTGTATCACGTCGTCGACAACCAGTGGTCGATGGCCGAGTACGGGCATCAATGCGTCGTATGGCAGACCGCGATCAATCCTGTTGTGGCACTTGAGCTCTTAGCCACCGAGACATGGCAAGGCTCGGGCGTGCTCGGCCCCGAAGCATTCGACTCAGTGCCCTTCTTAGAGTTACTCAAAGCCTACGGATCACCGTGGGGCATACAAGAGCTACCCGTACGGAATTGA
- a CDS encoding gamma-aminobutyraldehyde dehydrogenase yields MTTTESLAGTWIKGAAEFTRGRAHAVVNPANLETVAELTLATPAGVDRAVATARQALPGWSTATPAERCTVLTELAALTEQHACELVADEVRQTGKPVRLAEQFDIPGSVDNIAFFAGAARHLQGQATAEYSADHTSSIRREAVGVVATITPWNYPLQMAVWKTMPALAAGCTVVIKPSELTPLTTLTLARLATEAGLPDGVLNVVTGYGADVGTALASHSGVDMVTFTGSTAVGRKVMAAAAVHGNRTQLELGGKAPFVVFDDADIDAAVQGAVAGSLINSGQDCTAATRAIVARNLYEDFVSGVAEVMAKVVVGDPCDPETDIGPLISVAHRDKVADIVARAPGEGARVVTGGKALDSAGAFYLPTLLADVDERSEAYRSEIFGPVLTVRPHDGEDDALRQANDTDYGLAASAWTRDIYRAQRASRAIKAGCVWINDHIPIVSEMPHGGVGASGYGKDMSDYSFEEYLSIKHVMSDITGVAEKPWHRTIFTHTK; encoded by the coding sequence ATGACAACGACCGAATCGCTGGCCGGAACTTGGATCAAGGGCGCCGCCGAGTTCACCCGCGGTCGCGCGCACGCGGTGGTCAATCCAGCCAACCTGGAAACGGTTGCGGAGTTAACGCTCGCAACACCCGCTGGCGTCGATCGAGCCGTAGCCACCGCTCGCCAGGCGCTGCCCGGATGGTCTACCGCGACACCAGCAGAACGCTGCACCGTGTTGACCGAGCTCGCGGCATTGACTGAGCAGCACGCCTGCGAACTGGTCGCAGACGAGGTGCGCCAGACCGGCAAGCCAGTGCGGTTGGCTGAGCAATTCGACATTCCGGGCAGTGTCGACAACATCGCGTTCTTCGCCGGTGCAGCCCGGCATCTGCAAGGACAAGCGACGGCCGAGTACTCTGCCGACCACACCTCGAGCATCCGGCGCGAGGCAGTCGGCGTAGTAGCCACCATTACGCCGTGGAACTACCCGCTGCAGATGGCGGTGTGGAAGACGATGCCTGCCCTGGCCGCCGGATGCACCGTCGTCATCAAGCCCAGTGAGCTCACCCCGCTCACCACCCTGACCCTGGCGCGGCTGGCGACCGAAGCGGGGCTGCCCGACGGCGTCCTCAACGTCGTCACCGGCTATGGCGCCGATGTAGGGACCGCACTGGCCAGCCATTCCGGAGTAGACATGGTGACCTTCACCGGCTCGACGGCGGTGGGCCGCAAGGTGATGGCTGCGGCCGCCGTCCACGGTAACCGCACCCAGCTCGAGCTCGGCGGCAAGGCCCCATTTGTGGTGTTCGACGATGCTGACATCGATGCCGCGGTTCAAGGCGCAGTGGCCGGTTCGCTGATCAACTCGGGACAGGATTGCACCGCGGCAACGCGCGCGATCGTGGCTCGCAACCTCTACGAAGACTTCGTCTCGGGAGTGGCAGAGGTGATGGCGAAGGTCGTGGTCGGCGATCCTTGCGACCCGGAAACCGATATCGGCCCACTGATTTCAGTCGCGCATCGCGACAAGGTAGCGGACATCGTCGCCAGAGCACCCGGTGAAGGTGCCCGCGTGGTGACCGGTGGCAAGGCATTGGACTCGGCCGGCGCGTTCTACCTTCCGACGCTGCTTGCCGATGTCGACGAACGCTCGGAGGCCTATCGAAGCGAGATCTTCGGACCTGTACTCACCGTCCGCCCACACGATGGCGAAGACGACGCGCTACGTCAGGCCAACGACACCGACTACGGCCTTGCCGCCTCCGCATGGACGCGCGACATCTACCGCGCACAGCGGGCTTCGCGCGCAATCAAGGCGGGCTGCGTCTGGATCAACGACCACATCCCGATCGTCAGCGAGATGCCGCACGGCGGCGTCGGTGCATCCGGATACGGCAAGGATATGTCCGACTATTCCTTCGAGGAATACCTGAGCATCAAACACGTAATGAGCGATATCACCGGAGTCGCCGAAAAGCCCTGGCATCGAACAATATTCACCCATACCAAGTAA
- a CDS encoding Lrp/AsnC family transcriptional regulator, translated as MTSSAAASDPAPQTPRARERSNQGAPLQLDELSRQIIEVLQKDGRCSYAAIGKIVGLSEAAVRQRIQRLTDTGVMQIVAVTDPMQLGCARQAMIGIRCAGNTRELAERLAELPEIDYVVLTAGSFDIIVELVCKDDEQLLDLLNDRIRSLPGVISTETFVYLKLIKQQYNWGAR; from the coding sequence GTGACCTCTAGCGCTGCGGCTTCCGACCCTGCGCCGCAAACTCCTCGCGCACGCGAGCGTTCGAACCAAGGTGCACCGCTCCAGCTTGACGAGCTCTCTCGACAGATCATCGAGGTTCTGCAGAAGGACGGCAGGTGCTCGTATGCGGCGATCGGCAAGATAGTGGGATTGTCCGAGGCCGCAGTTCGCCAGCGAATTCAACGACTGACCGACACCGGCGTGATGCAAATCGTTGCGGTCACGGACCCAATGCAGCTCGGCTGCGCCCGTCAAGCCATGATTGGCATCCGTTGCGCGGGGAACACCCGTGAGCTTGCCGAACGCCTTGCGGAGCTGCCCGAAATCGATTACGTGGTGCTGACCGCGGGGTCGTTCGACATCATTGTCGAACTCGTTTGCAAAGACGATGAGCAATTGCTCGACCTGCTTAACGACAGGATTCGGTCACTGCCCGGCGTTATTTCAACCGAAACCTTCGTCTACTTGAAACTCATTAAGCAGCAATACAACTGGGGGGCCCGATGA
- a CDS encoding aspartate aminotransferase family protein yields the protein MTTRSTATDSRLWGHFARHGQGITPRVITRGEGVTIWDDQGRSYLDGLSGLFVVQVGYGRDELAAAAAAQAQTLAYFPLWSYATPTAVELAERLANRAPGEGNRVFFTTGGGEAVEAAWKLAKQYYKVTGKPGKYKVLSRSVAYHGTTHGALAITGVPAFKAPFEPMTPGAVRVPNTNFYRAPAPYQDDLKGFGQWAANRIAEAIEFEGPDSVAAVFLEPVQNAGGCFPPPPGYFDRVREVCDEYDVLLVSDEVICAFGRLGSTFACNEFGYVPDIITCAKGLTSGYSPLGAMIASGKLFEPFNDGKTTFTHGYTFGGHPVSCAVALANLDIMERERLNDHVKEAAPAFRATLEKLLDLPIVGDVRGEGFFYGVELVKDKSTKETFSTLECERILRGFVSEALMEAGLYCRADDRGDPVVQLAPPLISGQKEFDQIEQVLRGVLGEAWNRL from the coding sequence ATGACGACCCGCTCGACAGCCACCGACAGTCGGCTATGGGGACACTTCGCCCGGCACGGCCAGGGCATCACCCCGCGCGTGATCACCCGCGGCGAAGGCGTCACGATCTGGGACGATCAGGGTAGGAGCTACCTCGACGGCCTGTCGGGATTGTTCGTTGTGCAGGTCGGTTACGGCCGCGACGAGCTCGCTGCAGCGGCCGCCGCGCAAGCGCAGACACTTGCCTACTTCCCACTGTGGTCGTACGCGACGCCGACCGCTGTCGAGCTTGCCGAACGACTCGCCAACCGCGCCCCGGGTGAAGGCAATCGCGTGTTCTTCACCACCGGCGGTGGCGAAGCCGTCGAAGCGGCTTGGAAGCTAGCCAAACAGTATTACAAGGTGACCGGCAAACCCGGGAAATACAAAGTGCTTTCGCGATCCGTTGCTTATCACGGCACCACACACGGTGCGTTGGCCATCACCGGTGTGCCGGCGTTCAAGGCGCCGTTCGAACCCATGACCCCCGGCGCCGTGCGTGTCCCGAACACCAACTTCTACCGTGCGCCCGCGCCATATCAAGACGACCTCAAGGGGTTCGGGCAATGGGCCGCGAACCGCATTGCTGAGGCGATCGAGTTTGAGGGACCCGACTCGGTGGCGGCGGTTTTCCTGGAGCCGGTGCAAAACGCCGGCGGCTGCTTCCCCCCGCCGCCAGGCTATTTCGATCGAGTGCGCGAAGTCTGCGACGAATACGACGTTTTGCTTGTCTCCGATGAAGTGATCTGCGCGTTCGGTCGACTTGGATCGACCTTCGCGTGCAACGAATTTGGCTACGTCCCCGACATCATCACCTGTGCCAAGGGGCTGACCTCCGGTTACTCTCCGCTGGGCGCGATGATCGCTAGTGGCAAGCTCTTTGAGCCATTCAACGATGGCAAAACGACATTCACGCACGGCTACACGTTTGGGGGCCATCCGGTTTCGTGTGCGGTGGCGCTAGCCAATTTGGACATCATGGAGCGGGAAAGACTCAACGACCATGTTAAGGAGGCCGCACCCGCCTTTCGTGCCACTCTGGAGAAGTTGCTTGATCTCCCGATCGTCGGTGACGTGCGCGGCGAGGGGTTCTTCTATGGTGTCGAGTTGGTTAAAGACAAATCGACAAAGGAGACCTTTTCCACCCTGGAGTGCGAACGGATCTTGCGCGGATTCGTGTCCGAGGCGCTGATGGAGGCGGGTCTTTATTGTCGCGCCGACGATCGGGGCGATCCAGTCGTGCAACTGGCGCCCCCATTGATCAGCGGTCAAAAGGAGTTCGATCAGATCGAGCAGGTTCTACGCGGGGTGCTCGGGGAGGCGTGGAATCGGCTGTAG
- a CDS encoding deoxyribonuclease IV: protein MLIGSHVSPRDPLAAAEAEGADVVQIFLGNPQSWKAPKPREDAAVLKAAVLPIYVHAPYLINVASANNRVRIPSRKILQQTCEAAADIGAAAVIVHGGHVADDNDLDEGFQRWRKALDQLESHVPVYLENTAGGDHAMARHFDTIARLWDVIGDSGIGFCLDTCHTWAAGEALIHAVDRIKAITGRIDLVHCNDSKDAAGSGRDRHANLGTGQIDPDLLVAAVKAAGAPVICETADEGRKDDIAFLRENTSG from the coding sequence GTGCTGATCGGTTCACATGTCAGTCCGCGAGACCCGCTGGCCGCTGCGGAAGCCGAGGGTGCTGACGTGGTACAGATATTCCTCGGCAACCCGCAGAGTTGGAAGGCGCCCAAGCCCCGCGAGGACGCCGCCGTGCTGAAGGCCGCGGTGCTGCCGATCTACGTGCACGCGCCCTACCTGATCAATGTCGCCTCGGCGAACAACCGGGTACGGATCCCGTCGCGCAAAATTCTGCAGCAGACCTGCGAGGCGGCAGCCGACATCGGTGCGGCGGCGGTCATCGTGCACGGTGGCCACGTCGCCGACGACAACGACCTCGATGAGGGTTTTCAGCGTTGGCGCAAGGCGCTCGATCAGCTGGAATCCCACGTTCCGGTGTACCTGGAAAACACCGCGGGCGGCGACCACGCGATGGCCCGCCACTTCGACACCATCGCCAGGCTGTGGGATGTCATCGGCGACAGCGGAATTGGGTTCTGCCTCGACACCTGCCACACCTGGGCGGCCGGTGAGGCGCTGATCCATGCCGTCGATCGGATCAAGGCCATCACCGGCCGGATCGATCTGGTGCACTGCAACGACTCCAAGGATGCGGCGGGGTCGGGCCGCGACCGCCACGCCAATCTGGGCACCGGCCAGATCGATCCCGACCTGCTGGTCGCCGCGGTCAAAGCCGCCGGCGCGCCGGTGATCTGCGAAACCGCCGACGAGGGCCGCAAGGACGACATCGCCTTCCTGCGCGAGAACACCAGCGGCTGA
- a CDS encoding acyl-CoA dehydrogenase family protein — MSDTHVVTNQVPPLEDYNPATSPMLVEALIREGGQWGLDEVNAVGALSASREAQRWGELADRNQPILHTHDRTGHRVDEVEYDPAYHELMRAAIAHGMHAAPWADERPGAHVVRAAKTSAWNVEPGHVCPISMTYAVVPALRYNPELAAVYEPLLTSREYDPELKLATAKPGITAGMSMTEKQGGSDVRAGTTQATPTGDGTYSLTGHKWFTSAPMCDIFLVLAQAPGGLSCFLLPRILPDGTRNRMFLQRLKDKLGNHANASSEVEYDGAIAWLVGEEGRGVPTIIEMVNLTRLDCTLGSATSMRTGLTRAIHHAQHRKAFGAYLIDQPLMRNVLADLAVEAEAATIVAMRMAGATDSALRGDEKETLLRRIGLAASKYWVCKRSTPHAAEALECLGGNGYVEESGMPRLYREAPLMGIWEGSGNVSALDTLRAMATRPECVEVLFAELDESTRQDPRLGSHVERLRQDLSDFETIQYRARKVAEDICLALQGSLLVRHGHPAVAEAFLASRLGGQWGGAFGTMPTGLDLAPILERALVKG; from the coding sequence ATGTCAGACACGCATGTCGTCACCAACCAGGTTCCTCCGCTGGAGGACTACAACCCCGCAACATCGCCGATGCTGGTCGAGGCCCTGATCCGCGAGGGCGGGCAGTGGGGCCTGGATGAGGTGAACGCGGTCGGAGCGCTGTCGGCCAGCCGGGAGGCCCAGCGCTGGGGTGAGCTCGCCGACCGCAATCAGCCGATCCTGCACACCCACGACCGCACCGGGCACCGTGTCGACGAGGTCGAGTACGACCCGGCCTACCACGAGTTGATGCGCGCGGCGATCGCGCACGGCATGCACGCCGCGCCGTGGGCCGACGAACGCCCGGGCGCCCATGTCGTCCGGGCCGCCAAGACCTCGGCGTGGAACGTCGAGCCCGGCCACGTGTGCCCGATCTCGATGACCTACGCGGTCGTCCCGGCGTTGCGCTATAACCCAGAGTTGGCTGCCGTTTACGAGCCGCTGCTGACCAGTCGCGAGTATGACCCGGAGCTGAAGCTGGCCACCGCCAAGCCCGGCATCACCGCGGGCATGTCGATGACCGAGAAGCAGGGCGGCTCAGACGTACGCGCCGGCACCACGCAGGCGACCCCCACCGGCGACGGCACCTACAGCCTGACCGGTCACAAATGGTTTACCTCCGCGCCGATGTGCGACATCTTCCTGGTCCTCGCGCAGGCGCCGGGTGGGCTGTCGTGTTTCCTGCTGCCGCGCATCCTGCCCGACGGCACGCGCAACCGGATGTTCCTGCAGCGCCTGAAGGACAAGCTCGGTAATCACGCCAACGCCTCGAGCGAGGTGGAATACGACGGCGCCATCGCCTGGCTGGTGGGCGAGGAGGGCCGCGGAGTGCCGACCATCATCGAGATGGTCAACCTCACCCGGCTGGACTGCACCCTGGGCTCAGCCACCAGCATGCGCACCGGCCTGACCCGGGCCATCCACCATGCCCAACACCGGAAAGCGTTCGGCGCCTACCTGATTGACCAGCCGCTGATGCGCAACGTGCTGGCCGACCTGGCCGTCGAGGCCGAGGCCGCCACGATCGTCGCGATGCGGATGGCCGGTGCTACCGACAGTGCGTTGCGCGGCGACGAAAAAGAAACGCTGTTGCGCCGGATCGGCCTTGCGGCCAGTAAGTACTGGGTGTGCAAGCGCTCCACCCCGCACGCCGCCGAAGCGCTGGAATGCCTGGGTGGCAACGGCTATGTCGAGGAGTCCGGGATGCCGCGCCTGTACCGCGAAGCCCCGTTGATGGGCATCTGGGAAGGCTCCGGCAACGTCAGCGCGCTGGACACCTTGCGCGCCATGGCAACTCGCCCGGAATGCGTCGAGGTGCTCTTCGCCGAGTTGGACGAGAGCACCCGCCAGGATCCGCGACTGGGCAGCCACGTCGAGCGGCTGCGTCAAGACCTGAGCGACTTCGAGACCATCCAGTACCGCGCCCGCAAGGTCGCCGAGGACATCTGCCTGGCACTGCAGGGTTCGCTGCTGGTGCGGCACGGCCATCCCGCCGTCGCCGAGGCATTCTTGGCGAGCCGGCTGGGCGGTCAGTGGGGCGGCGCGTTCGGCACCATGCCGACCGGGCTGGATCTAGCGCCTATCCTGGAGCGAGCTCTGGTAAAGGGCTGA
- a CDS encoding crotonase/enoyl-CoA hydratase family protein, which produces MTHAIRPVDFDNLKTMTYEVTDRVARITFNRPDKGNAIVADTPLELSALVERADLDPNVHVILVSGRGEGFCAGFDLSAYADRTGSAGDAGLKGAYAGTVLDGKTQGVNHMPDRPWDPMIDYQMMSRFVRGFSSLMHADKPTVVKIHGYCVAGGTDIALHADQVIAAADAKIGYPPTRVWGVPAAGLWAHRLGDQRAKRLLFTGDSITGAQAAEWGLAVEAPDPKDLDERTERLVQRIAAVPVNQLIMVKLALNSALLQQGVATSRMVSTVFDGVARHTQEGHDFVADSIEHGFREAVRHRDEPFGDYGRRASQV; this is translated from the coding sequence ATGACTCATGCGATCAGGCCGGTCGATTTCGACAATTTGAAGACGATGACCTACGAGGTCACCGACCGGGTTGCGCGGATCACCTTCAACCGGCCGGACAAGGGGAACGCGATCGTCGCGGACACCCCGCTGGAGCTCTCGGCGTTGGTGGAGCGGGCCGATCTCGATCCGAACGTGCACGTCATTCTGGTATCCGGCCGCGGCGAAGGCTTTTGTGCGGGATTCGATTTGTCCGCCTATGCCGACCGCACCGGCTCGGCCGGCGACGCGGGTCTCAAAGGCGCGTATGCGGGTACCGTCCTGGACGGTAAGACCCAGGGCGTCAACCATATGCCGGACCGCCCGTGGGACCCGATGATCGACTATCAGATGATGAGCCGATTCGTGCGCGGCTTCTCCAGCCTGATGCACGCCGACAAACCGACGGTGGTCAAGATCCACGGCTACTGCGTCGCCGGTGGCACCGACATCGCGCTGCACGCCGACCAGGTGATCGCCGCCGCGGACGCCAAAATCGGCTACCCGCCCACGCGGGTGTGGGGCGTCCCGGCGGCGGGCCTCTGGGCTCACCGGCTCGGTGACCAGCGCGCCAAACGTCTGCTGTTCACCGGTGATTCGATCACCGGTGCGCAGGCCGCCGAATGGGGGCTGGCCGTCGAGGCGCCGGACCCGAAAGACCTCGACGAGCGCACCGAGCGACTGGTACAGCGGATCGCCGCGGTTCCGGTCAATCAGCTGATCATGGTCAAACTTGCGCTGAATTCTGCTTTGCTGCAACAGGGTGTGGCCACCAGCCGGATGGTCAGCACGGTGTTCGACGGTGTCGCCCGGCACACGCAAGAAGGGCACGATTTCGTCGCCGACTCAATCGAACACGGCTTCCGCGAAGCGGTACGGCATCGCGACGAGCCGTTCGGCGACTACGGCCGCCGCGCCTCCCAGGTGTAG
- a CDS encoding PaaX family transcriptional regulator C-terminal domain-containing protein — MPNMTARSVVLSVLLGAHPAWATASELIRLTADFGIKETTLRVALTRMVSAGDLIRSADGYRLSDRLLARQGRQDEAMRPRTRAWRGNWHVVIVTSVGTDARTRAAQRAGMYRKRFGELREGVWMRPDNLDVDLEPDVADRVRVLKARDDAPEQLAAELWDLPAWATAGQRLLDEMAEACDIPGRFVVAAAIVRHLLTDPMLPAELLPEDWPGARLRGVYHDFATELLQRRDTTQLLEAK, encoded by the coding sequence ATGCCGAACATGACGGCGCGGTCCGTGGTGCTGAGCGTGTTGCTCGGCGCGCATCCGGCCTGGGCAACGGCGAGCGAATTGATCAGACTGACAGCCGATTTCGGAATCAAGGAGACGACGCTGCGGGTGGCGTTGACCCGCATGGTCAGTGCCGGCGACCTGATCCGGTCCGCCGACGGCTACCGGCTGTCCGATCGGCTGCTGGCCCGCCAGGGCCGCCAGGATGAGGCGATGCGGCCGCGGACCCGGGCCTGGCGCGGAAACTGGCATGTCGTGATCGTCACCAGTGTGGGCACCGATGCCCGCACCCGGGCCGCGCAACGAGCCGGCATGTACCGCAAGCGTTTCGGCGAACTGCGCGAAGGTGTTTGGATGCGGCCCGACAACCTCGACGTCGACTTGGAGCCCGACGTTGCCGACCGGGTGCGGGTGCTCAAGGCGCGCGACGACGCACCCGAGCAGTTGGCCGCCGAGTTGTGGGATCTGCCCGCGTGGGCGACGGCCGGTCAGCGGTTGCTCGACGAAATGGCGGAAGCCTGCGACATTCCCGGCCGGTTTGTGGTGGCCGCGGCGATAGTGCGCCACCTGCTCACCGATCCGATGCTGCCCGCCGAACTGCTGCCCGAGGATTGGCCGGGGGCGCGGCTGCGCGGTGTCTATCACGACTTCGCGACCGAACTGCTGCAGCGCCGCGATACAACTCAACTTCTGGAGGCGAAATGA
- a CDS encoding crotonase/enoyl-CoA hydratase family protein yields MSDPVRVERKGPVTTVILDRPGARNAVNGPTAAALYAAFDEFDRDDSASVAVLWGDGGTFCAGADLKAFGTPEANAVHRTGPGPMGPSRMMLSKPVIAAVSGYAVAGGLELAIWCDLRVAEEDAVFGVFCRRWGVPLIDGGTVRLPRLIGHSRAMDMILTGRAVKADEALAIGLANRVVPQGQARQAAEELAAELAALPQQCLRSDRLSALHQWGLAEAEAIDAEFASIAKVAVEANEGAGRFAAGAGRHGAPAG; encoded by the coding sequence ATGAGCGACCCGGTGCGAGTGGAGCGCAAGGGCCCGGTGACCACCGTGATCCTCGATCGGCCGGGCGCGCGCAACGCCGTGAACGGCCCGACGGCCGCCGCGCTCTACGCGGCGTTCGACGAATTCGACCGCGACGATTCCGCGTCGGTGGCTGTGCTGTGGGGCGACGGCGGAACCTTCTGCGCGGGAGCCGATTTGAAGGCATTCGGCACGCCGGAGGCCAACGCGGTGCACCGGACCGGCCCGGGCCCGATGGGCCCGTCGCGAATGATGTTGTCCAAGCCCGTGATTGCCGCGGTGAGCGGCTACGCCGTCGCCGGCGGTCTGGAGCTGGCCATTTGGTGCGATCTGCGGGTGGCCGAGGAGGACGCCGTGTTCGGTGTGTTCTGCCGCCGCTGGGGAGTGCCGCTGATCGACGGCGGCACCGTGCGGCTGCCGCGCCTGATCGGGCACAGCCGGGCGATGGACATGATCCTCACCGGTCGTGCTGTCAAAGCCGACGAAGCGCTCGCGATCGGGCTGGCCAATCGCGTTGTCCCCCAAGGTCAGGCACGACAGGCCGCCGAGGAGTTGGCCGCTGAATTGGCCGCCCTGCCTCAGCAGTGCCTGCGATCGGACCGGCTTTCGGCGCTACATCAATGGGGGTTGGCGGAAGCGGAGGCAATCGACGCCGAATTCGCCAGCATCGCCAAAGTTGCGGTCGAGGCCAATGAAGGGGCGGGGCGGTTCGCCGCAGGCGCCGGCCGCCACGGTGCGCCCGCAGGCTAG
- a CDS encoding DUF3060 domain-containing protein has protein sequence MRVHITESACGFAVLAVAPVVAAVVLAGCSSTANPPGGPSTTTKSSAPTTTSGAAAPTTGTSGESTTASVEIGNTLNYGSMGTTATLDCASGKSLNVAGSNNTLTVTGSCATVSIGGANNKITIDKVDTRITVLGLDNTITYKDGEPKVDNLGSGNTINKAS, from the coding sequence ATGCGCGTCCACATCACTGAAAGTGCCTGCGGGTTCGCGGTACTCGCCGTGGCGCCGGTCGTCGCGGCCGTCGTGTTGGCCGGCTGCAGTTCGACCGCCAATCCACCCGGGGGCCCGAGCACGACGACGAAGAGCAGCGCACCCACGACGACGAGTGGCGCGGCCGCTCCGACGACGGGGACGAGCGGCGAAAGCACCACCGCATCCGTCGAGATCGGGAACACGCTGAACTACGGGTCGATGGGGACGACGGCGACGCTCGACTGCGCCAGCGGCAAATCGCTGAATGTCGCCGGCTCCAACAACACGCTGACCGTCACCGGCAGCTGCGCGACGGTGAGCATCGGCGGAGCCAACAACAAGATCACGATCGACAAGGTCGATACCCGCATCACGGTGCTGGGGCTCGACAACACCATCACCTACAAAGACGGCGAGCCGAAGGTGGACAACCTTGGCTCGGGCAACACCATCAACAAGGCGAGCTGA
- a CDS encoding DUF3060 domain-containing protein, with protein MHWRTVAGSLATCVVTIAVTPAAPSPAAHAKNGDTHVIGEGIQQTLDCNDATLVVNGTRNYVNALGNCWAVTVMGSGNTIIADSVTHDITVYGYDETVFFHNGAPVLWDRGRELGMVNRLQQVPA; from the coding sequence GTGCACTGGAGAACCGTCGCCGGGTCGCTTGCAACCTGTGTTGTCACGATCGCAGTCACTCCCGCCGCGCCGTCGCCGGCCGCGCACGCCAAGAACGGCGACACCCACGTCATCGGGGAGGGCATTCAGCAGACGTTGGACTGCAACGACGCGACCCTGGTCGTCAACGGCACCAGGAATTACGTCAACGCGCTGGGCAACTGCTGGGCGGTGACGGTGATGGGCTCAGGCAACACGATCATCGCGGATTCGGTTACCCACGACATCACGGTGTACGGCTATGACGAGACCGTCTTTTTTCACAATGGCGCGCCGGTCCTCTGGGACCGCGGCCGCGAACTGGGAATGGTCAATCGGCTGCAACAGGTGCCCGCCTGA